The following are encoded together in the Dickeya lacustris genome:
- a CDS encoding DUF6682 family protein — protein MITINDVIGRANAQLVDAHWLRWSKSELLDYFNDAINAVIIIRPDAGASVEAFACQPGTRQQLPDGALRLLDVIRIVGGRAIQAIPRHVLDYQYPDWHTLSGPIERYCYDEQTPRTFYLFPGATSGVSLEISVSRLPPAAIISDLRADVNRIFPLDELYINPVLEWILFRAYGKDSENGNYAMLSSQHYQTFVDLLGVKAQTDQAIGQKKQVQSGGGAQ, from the coding sequence ATGATCACAATCAATGATGTTATTGGCCGGGCTAATGCCCAGCTAGTTGATGCGCACTGGCTACGCTGGTCGAAATCTGAGTTGTTGGATTACTTCAATGATGCGATTAACGCGGTCATTATCATCCGCCCGGATGCTGGCGCATCGGTAGAGGCCTTTGCCTGTCAACCGGGCACGCGGCAGCAATTACCTGATGGCGCGCTTCGTCTTTTAGATGTCATACGCATTGTTGGTGGGCGAGCCATTCAGGCGATTCCGCGCCATGTGCTCGACTATCAGTATCCAGACTGGCATACCCTGTCTGGGCCGATTGAGCGTTATTGTTATGATGAGCAAACCCCGCGCACGTTTTATCTGTTCCCCGGTGCCACATCAGGTGTTTCGCTTGAGATTAGCGTGTCGCGCTTACCTCCGGCAGCCATCATTAGTGACTTAAGAGCCGATGTTAACAGGATATTTCCCCTTGATGAGCTCTATATCAATCCGGTGCTGGAATGGATTTTGTTTCGGGCATACGGCAAAGACAGCGAAAACGGCAACTACGCTATGTTGTCCTCTCAACATTACCAAACATTTGTCGATCTGCTGGGTGTTAAGGCACAGACCGATCAGGCAATAGGACAGAAAAAACAGGTGCAATCTGGCGGGGGAGCACAATGA
- a CDS encoding prophage tail fiber N-terminal domain-containing protein, whose translation MSILISGVLIDPAGVVIPGAEITFTALTNGRSVLNGFSASATTNGRGEYAISLELCDYSISVQYAGNNAVYGSVSINKDTTPTTINDLLEKTRLEQAVTPQIIVYFREIQADVNQKLSAASNAASSAANSANASAASAASALQAANNASSTAGIASNAASSAAGSAATAQKSATQAEVWAKTIDVSNFAQKDGTGINAASFRNNLGLGNSSTRNVGTSSGTVAAGDDARLGTIGGRSGGAVIGEVIAGGASPASTPVAGTYSNGVAVGSRFLSGVYSDVSFFIYPQVVQQAAAAAKTGILQLSHDNTYVAWMFNSSGVATGASWSPTSDERLKNLDGPITEPLQKMRRMRGQTWTWKTNGAFGIGITAQDIQRVFPEAVIETNDVKLPNGDVVERALSPDTYGVAAALHHEAILALADKINEQESLIEALSVRLSELDAR comes from the coding sequence ATGAGCATATTGATAAGCGGCGTGTTGATTGACCCGGCTGGCGTGGTTATCCCTGGTGCTGAAATCACCTTCACCGCCTTAACAAATGGGCGTTCTGTACTAAATGGTTTTTCCGCATCCGCTACGACCAATGGTCGTGGTGAATACGCCATCTCACTCGAATTGTGTGATTATTCCATCTCAGTTCAGTACGCGGGTAATAACGCCGTTTACGGCTCGGTGTCTATCAACAAGGATACCACGCCGACAACCATTAACGACTTGCTGGAAAAAACGAGGCTGGAGCAAGCCGTTACGCCGCAAATTATTGTCTATTTCCGCGAGATTCAGGCAGATGTTAATCAGAAGCTCTCTGCCGCATCCAACGCAGCATCATCGGCGGCGAATAGCGCGAATGCATCGGCGGCATCAGCGGCGTCAGCATTGCAAGCCGCAAACAATGCAAGTAGTACAGCGGGTATCGCATCCAACGCAGCATCATCGGCAGCCGGTAGTGCAGCAACGGCTCAAAAATCTGCCACGCAGGCTGAGGTGTGGGCAAAAACAATTGATGTGTCGAATTTTGCACAAAAAGATGGCACAGGAATTAATGCTGCCAGTTTTCGCAATAATTTAGGATTGGGGAATAGCTCAACACGTAATGTGGGGACATCAAGTGGGACAGTTGCTGCTGGTGACGATGCTCGTCTGGGAACAATAGGCGGTCGAAGCGGTGGAGCGGTAATAGGAGAGGTTATCGCCGGTGGCGCATCTCCTGCATCAACCCCAGTGGCGGGAACATACAGCAACGGGGTAGCGGTGGGATCGAGATTTTTATCTGGAGTGTATAGTGACGTGTCATTTTTCATCTATCCGCAGGTTGTTCAGCAAGCAGCGGCGGCGGCAAAGACGGGAATACTCCAACTGAGTCACGACAACACGTATGTGGCCTGGATGTTTAATAGCTCGGGTGTAGCGACTGGCGCATCGTGGTCTCCAACATCTGATGAACGGTTAAAAAATCTGGATGGCCCGATCACCGAGCCACTGCAAAAAATGCGGCGGATGCGCGGCCAGACATGGACATGGAAAACAAACGGCGCGTTCGGTATCGGGATTACTGCACAAGATATTCAGCGCGTATTTCCTGAGGCCGTAATTGAAACAAACGATGTTAAATTACCGAACGGCGATGTTGTGGAGCGGGCTCTATCCCCAGATACGTATGGCGTAGCAGCTGCGCTGCATCACGAGGCGATACTGGCGCTGGCTGACAAAATCAATGAGCAAGAAAGTTTAATTGAAGCGCTATCGGTACGGTTGTCTGAATTGGATGCACGCTAA